One genomic segment of Amycolatopsis sp. Hca4 includes these proteins:
- a CDS encoding LysE family translocator, translated as MTWGTYGGYVLFVVLVLIVPGPDTALVLKNSLAGGRRGGVLTALGIGSGNLVQGLAAALGLSAVIVRAEPVFVALKWAGAGYLAYLGVKALLAAWRGNYRTVAETAGHGGRRWREGFLGNLTNPKVLVFYLSMLPQFLTADSTIAEALLLAVTVGGLATLWQLVIVAGVHRIRAWLGRRRVRRTLDGVTGTALIGFGTALALEG; from the coding sequence ATGACCTGGGGAACTTATGGCGGGTACGTGCTTTTCGTCGTGCTCGTGCTGATCGTGCCGGGACCGGACACCGCCCTCGTGCTGAAGAACTCCCTCGCCGGCGGCCGGCGCGGAGGTGTGCTCACCGCGCTGGGCATCGGGTCCGGGAACCTCGTCCAAGGCCTCGCCGCCGCGCTCGGGCTCAGTGCCGTGATCGTGCGCGCCGAGCCCGTCTTCGTCGCCCTCAAGTGGGCAGGGGCCGGCTACCTCGCCTACCTCGGCGTCAAGGCGCTGCTCGCCGCTTGGCGGGGGAACTACCGCACGGTCGCGGAAACCGCAGGCCACGGCGGCCGGCGCTGGCGAGAGGGGTTCCTCGGCAACCTCACCAACCCGAAGGTCCTCGTCTTCTACCTCTCGATGCTGCCGCAGTTCCTCACCGCGGACTCCACGATCGCCGAAGCACTGCTGCTGGCGGTGACGGTCGGGGGGCTCGCGACGCTGTGGCAGCTCGTGATCGTCGCCGGAGTACACCGGATCCGCGCCTGGCTGGGACGACGGCGGGTCCGTCGCACGCTTGACGGCGTCACCGGCACCGCCCTCATCGGCTTCGGGACCGCGCTCGCCCTCGAAGGCTAG